A genomic segment from Segniliparus rotundus DSM 44985 encodes:
- a CDS encoding NAD-dependent epimerase/dehydratase family protein — translation MRALVTGGAGFIGSTLVDRLLADGHEVAVLDDLSSGRAENLAQAQRNDRFQRLWTVDVNSPQVADVLMDSKPEVVFHLAAQIDVRKSVADPANDAQVNVLGTVNVALAAVAAGARKIVFTSSGGSVYGDPTSFPVHEQTPVAPLSPYAASKVCGEIYLNMFRRLHGLDCSHLALANVYGPRQNPHGEAGVVAIFAGALLAGKPTKVFGAGSNTRDYVYVDDVVDAFIRAAGAAGGGERFNIGTGVETSDLQLHALVAQAAGVADAPEFAPARLGDLARSCLDPAKAAQVLGWEPTVDVAEGVRRTVEYFRG, via the coding sequence ATGCGCGCATTGGTGACTGGTGGAGCAGGGTTCATCGGGTCCACGCTGGTGGACCGTCTCTTGGCGGACGGGCATGAGGTCGCAGTCCTTGACGACCTCAGCTCCGGCCGGGCTGAAAACCTCGCCCAAGCGCAGAGAAACGACAGATTCCAGCGCCTCTGGACAGTGGATGTGAACTCGCCTCAGGTCGCGGACGTGCTCATGGACTCGAAGCCAGAGGTGGTCTTCCATCTCGCCGCGCAGATCGACGTCCGCAAGTCGGTGGCTGACCCCGCCAACGACGCGCAGGTCAATGTGCTCGGCACGGTGAACGTGGCGCTCGCGGCCGTCGCGGCGGGCGCGCGCAAGATCGTCTTCACCTCTTCCGGCGGCTCTGTCTACGGCGACCCGACGAGTTTCCCGGTGCACGAGCAAACCCCGGTTGCGCCGCTTTCCCCGTACGCCGCCAGCAAAGTGTGCGGCGAAATATATTTGAACATGTTCCGCAGGCTCCACGGCTTGGACTGCTCGCATCTCGCCCTCGCCAACGTGTACGGCCCCAGGCAGAACCCGCACGGCGAAGCCGGCGTCGTCGCGATCTTCGCCGGGGCGTTGTTGGCGGGGAAGCCGACGAAAGTCTTCGGCGCGGGCTCCAACACCAGGGACTACGTGTATGTGGACGACGTTGTCGATGCTTTTATCCGGGCGGCGGGCGCAGCAGGCGGGGGAGAGCGCTTCAATATCGGCACCGGTGTGGAAACCTCCGACCTGCAGCTGCACGCGCTGGTGGCGCAGGCAGCCGGCGTCGCGGACGCGCCGGAGTTCGCGCCCGCCCGGCTGGGGGATCTGGCCCGGTCCTGCCTCGACCCCGCGAAGGCCGCGCAGGTCCTCGGGTGGGAGCCCACCGTGGACGTCGCCGAGGGGGTCCGCCGCACGGTGGAGTATTTCCGGGGCTGA
- the treZ gene encoding malto-oligosyltrehalose trehalohydrolase — MSEQFRVWAPAAQHVHIRIGETDHPMREAGGGWWEAEADCPPDARYGYLLDDDPTPLPDPRSPRQPDGVHGLSQRFAVNPELWTDQSWTGRQLCGGVLYELHIGTFTAEGTFAAAAAHLDHLVALGATFVEVMPVNAYNGAWGWGYDGVDWFAVHEPYGGPEEFAKFVDACHNKGLAVCLDVVYNHLGPSGNYLNRFGPYLNPDATIWGPRVNLDGADSDEVRRYVIDNALRWFEEFHVDALRLDAVHALSDSTAIPILAELAAETEALSAKLARPLSLIAESDLNDPRTTTPQAAGGDGATAQWADDVHHAIHTAVSGERQGYYSDFGSLACLATTLESAFFHAGSYSSFRKRRHGKAIDRRAAPAWRFVVYTCNHDQIGNRATGDRPSAYLTPGQLAAKAALVLLSPFTPMLFMGEEWGASTPFQFFSSHPEPEIAQATSEGRRREFAEHGWPASEVPDPQDPATFQRSKLDWSELAEEPHQRLLRCYEDLIALRAAHREFADPRLTDVRTEYDEQARWFLLRRGRFTVAVNLSENDVAVPAAGTVVLAWEKPSTDGASATLPPHSFAVFRTH, encoded by the coding sequence GTGAGCGAACAGTTCCGAGTGTGGGCCCCTGCCGCACAACACGTCCACATCCGAATCGGCGAAACCGACCACCCGATGCGCGAAGCTGGCGGGGGTTGGTGGGAGGCCGAGGCCGACTGCCCGCCGGACGCCCGATACGGCTACCTTCTCGACGACGACCCCACGCCGCTGCCCGACCCCCGGTCCCCACGCCAACCAGACGGGGTGCACGGGCTCTCGCAGCGGTTCGCCGTGAACCCCGAGTTGTGGACCGACCAGTCGTGGACGGGCAGACAGCTCTGCGGCGGCGTGCTCTACGAGCTGCACATCGGGACGTTCACCGCGGAAGGGACGTTCGCGGCGGCAGCGGCGCATCTGGACCACCTGGTCGCCCTCGGCGCCACATTCGTCGAAGTGATGCCGGTGAACGCGTACAACGGCGCATGGGGCTGGGGCTACGACGGCGTGGACTGGTTCGCCGTGCACGAGCCCTACGGCGGGCCGGAGGAGTTCGCGAAATTCGTCGACGCCTGTCACAACAAAGGGCTCGCCGTCTGCCTCGATGTCGTCTACAACCACTTGGGGCCGTCTGGGAACTACTTGAACCGCTTCGGCCCGTATCTGAACCCGGACGCCACGATTTGGGGCCCGAGGGTGAATTTGGACGGAGCCGATTCGGACGAGGTACGCCGGTACGTGATCGACAACGCGCTGCGCTGGTTCGAAGAGTTCCACGTCGACGCGTTGCGGCTCGACGCGGTCCACGCCCTCTCGGACAGCACAGCCATACCGATCCTCGCCGAACTCGCCGCCGAGACCGAAGCGCTGTCCGCCAAACTCGCCAGACCGCTGTCCCTGATCGCGGAAAGCGACCTCAACGACCCGAGGACGACCACCCCGCAAGCGGCTGGCGGCGACGGCGCCACCGCGCAATGGGCCGACGACGTGCACCACGCGATCCACACAGCCGTGTCCGGAGAACGGCAGGGCTACTACAGCGACTTCGGCTCCTTGGCGTGCCTCGCCACAACGCTGGAGAGCGCGTTCTTCCACGCGGGCTCCTATTCGTCGTTCCGCAAACGCCGGCACGGCAAAGCCATCGACCGGCGCGCCGCCCCGGCGTGGCGCTTTGTCGTCTACACCTGCAACCACGACCAGATCGGCAATCGCGCGACCGGCGACCGGCCCTCCGCGTATCTCACCCCTGGACAGCTCGCGGCGAAGGCAGCGCTTGTGCTGCTCTCCCCTTTCACACCGATGCTGTTCATGGGCGAGGAATGGGGCGCTTCGACGCCGTTCCAGTTTTTCAGCTCGCACCCCGAACCAGAGATCGCACAAGCGACCAGCGAAGGACGCCGCCGCGAATTCGCCGAACACGGCTGGCCTGCTTCCGAGGTGCCAGACCCGCAGGACCCAGCGACTTTCCAACGCTCCAAACTGGACTGGTCCGAACTCGCCGAGGAGCCGCACCAGCGGCTGCTGCGCTGCTATGAGGACTTGATCGCCCTGCGCGCGGCCCATCGGGAGTTCGCCGACCCGCGGCTGACGGATGTTCGGACCGAATACGACGAGCAAGCGCGGTGGTTCTTGCTGCGACGGGGGCGTTTCACCGTGGCCGTGAACCTCAGCGAGAACGACGTCGCCGTTCCTGCCGCAGGAACAGTCGTGCTGGCCTGGGAGAAGCCGTCCACCGACGGGGCCAGCGCGACGCTTCCCCCGCACAGCTTCGCCGTGTTCCGGACGCACTGA
- a CDS encoding DMT family transporter, with product MVNANWVCLAVAILCEVVATASLKQVDGLRYPLPLVLVVVGYTAAFFFLSLTLKQIPVGVAYAIWSAAGTVLITMVAWLWYRQHLSALTVVGLGVTVVGVVLVNLGSSGAH from the coding sequence GTGGTCAACGCGAACTGGGTGTGTCTTGCGGTGGCGATCCTCTGCGAGGTGGTCGCCACCGCGTCGCTCAAGCAGGTGGACGGGTTGCGGTACCCGTTGCCCCTCGTGCTTGTGGTCGTTGGCTACACCGCTGCGTTCTTTTTCTTGAGTTTGACGCTCAAACAGATTCCGGTCGGGGTGGCGTACGCGATCTGGTCCGCGGCGGGCACTGTGCTCATCACCATGGTCGCCTGGCTCTGGTACCGGCAGCACCTTTCCGCTCTGACTGTCGTCGGCCTTGGGGTCACCGTCGTCGGCGTGGTGCTCGTGAACCTCGGCAGCTCCGGGGCCCATTGA
- a CDS encoding N-acetylmuramoyl-L-alanine amidase: protein MKTSKKVGGAVAAALLALSSPGAAFATPGTPAHQGTLAGKTVFLDPGHQAANNPAQLNRQVPDGRGGMKACQTSGMTTVTGVPEHTITWQVAQLVKQQLEQAGARVVLSRQDDTGWGGCVNERAEAENNSGASIGVNIHADSTSTGSDATKHGFHIIVPTLPLPDAAANKAQSWEGRKAAYLMRDSMVAAGFPVSNYLGKNGVDVRSDIAGVNLARVPDFLIEMGNGSNPQEAAQLTSSQGQQRYAAALADGISRYLSGADPAQSARNQSASRPAGSEAGVRGGYDVDFLGGVKRDPAPPAPVYPDPSAGGQTPAAPVAQTAVPSYPGYPGAGGGVGMDPNAGYVDPSLPGVPLTPPAGASPDWTPGLPGGMGGLGQVAPGGGANLMSIATLVPQIKSSVEKGDIAGLGTLIAQQAGGLITSESQDIGQGVGSIGSQIQTVLPMMNSVIPGLSNVLPSAQAAAVVELEKERAAGQLPYQKNQAGVRDGYDVDFVGGAEQEPAPNPPVDPASPVAQTAPAAQQPSVPGLAQSDPNAGYVDPSLPGVPLTPPAGASPNWQPQIPVGNSAPAQPAQSSSPVASAVAVASMVPQIQQSVQKGDVSALANLIAQQATGLMASNSNDIGQSVFAVGSQMQNALPMMNAIVPGLNNMLPEAQAQAAKQLEQQVAAQAQTVASQAPALAQPPAPAQTAPPVQEAPAQAAPAGSEAGVRGGYDVDFLGGVKRDPAPPAPVYPDPSAGGQTPAAPVAQTAVPSYPGYPGAGGGVGMDPNAGYVDPSLPGVPLTPPAGASPDWTPGLPGGMGGLGQVAPGGGANLMSIATLVPQIKSSVEKGDIAGLGTLIAQQAGGLITSESQDIGQGVGSIGSQIQTVLPMMNSVIPGLSNVLPSAQAAAVVELEKERAAGQLPYQKNQVKKQDPSDPQVPPVPPAPEAPAAQAPVAPAPVAPVLPEAPAPVIPAAPDAPAAPAPADPAPAAN, encoded by the coding sequence ATGAAGACATCGAAAAAAGTCGGTGGCGCTGTCGCTGCCGCCCTGTTAGCGCTCAGCTCCCCTGGGGCTGCGTTCGCCACCCCGGGGACGCCGGCGCACCAGGGCACGTTGGCCGGGAAGACCGTGTTCCTCGATCCCGGCCACCAAGCCGCGAACAACCCCGCCCAGTTGAACCGTCAGGTCCCTGATGGCCGAGGCGGCATGAAAGCGTGCCAGACCAGCGGTATGACCACCGTGACCGGCGTGCCCGAGCACACCATCACCTGGCAAGTCGCCCAGCTGGTCAAACAACAGCTGGAGCAGGCAGGCGCCCGGGTGGTGCTCTCGCGCCAAGACGACACGGGTTGGGGCGGTTGCGTGAACGAGCGCGCCGAGGCGGAGAACAACTCCGGGGCGTCGATCGGCGTCAATATCCACGCCGACTCCACTTCAACGGGCTCCGACGCCACGAAGCATGGTTTCCACATCATCGTTCCGACGCTCCCGCTGCCGGACGCCGCCGCGAACAAGGCGCAGTCCTGGGAAGGCCGCAAGGCGGCGTACTTGATGCGCGACTCGATGGTCGCCGCAGGCTTCCCGGTGAGCAACTATCTCGGCAAGAACGGGGTCGATGTGCGCTCTGACATCGCCGGAGTCAACCTCGCGCGGGTTCCTGACTTCTTGATCGAGATGGGCAACGGCTCGAACCCTCAGGAGGCGGCGCAGCTGACCAGCTCGCAAGGCCAGCAGCGCTACGCCGCCGCCCTTGCGGACGGCATCAGCCGTTACCTCTCTGGAGCCGACCCGGCCCAGTCCGCCCGCAACCAGAGCGCGTCGCGCCCTGCGGGGTCGGAGGCTGGTGTGCGTGGTGGGTATGACGTGGACTTCCTTGGTGGGGTGAAGCGGGATCCTGCTCCGCCTGCGCCGGTGTATCCGGATCCGTCTGCTGGTGGTCAGACGCCTGCGGCTCCGGTCGCGCAGACCGCGGTGCCGTCGTATCCGGGGTATCCGGGTGCTGGCGGGGGTGTTGGGATGGACCCGAACGCGGGTTATGTGGATCCGAGTTTGCCGGGCGTGCCGTTGACGCCGCCTGCTGGCGCGAGTCCGGATTGGACTCCCGGCCTTCCTGGCGGGATGGGCGGTCTGGGCCAGGTTGCTCCTGGTGGCGGCGCGAATTTGATGTCGATCGCGACGTTGGTGCCGCAGATCAAGTCGTCGGTGGAGAAGGGCGACATCGCCGGGCTCGGGACGTTGATCGCGCAGCAGGCTGGTGGTTTGATCACTTCGGAGTCGCAGGACATCGGTCAGGGCGTTGGGAGCATCGGCTCGCAGATTCAGACGGTGTTGCCGATGATGAACTCGGTCATTCCTGGTTTGTCGAACGTGTTGCCGTCGGCGCAGGCCGCGGCGGTGGTCGAGTTGGAGAAGGAGCGCGCCGCGGGCCAGCTCCCCTACCAGAAAAACCAGGCCGGCGTGCGTGACGGGTACGACGTGGACTTCGTCGGCGGGGCAGAGCAGGAGCCCGCTCCGAACCCGCCGGTCGACCCGGCCAGCCCGGTCGCCCAAACCGCTCCGGCCGCACAGCAGCCCTCGGTCCCCGGACTCGCGCAAAGCGACCCGAACGCGGGTTATGTCGACCCGAGCCTGCCGGGCGTGCCGTTGACGCCGCCTGCTGGCGCGAGCCCGAACTGGCAGCCGCAGATCCCTGTCGGGAACTCCGCCCCAGCCCAGCCAGCTCAGTCCAGCAGCCCGGTTGCGAGCGCGGTGGCTGTCGCTTCGATGGTCCCCCAGATCCAGCAGTCGGTGCAGAAGGGCGACGTGTCCGCGCTCGCGAACTTGATCGCGCAGCAAGCGACCGGCCTGATGGCTTCGAATTCCAACGACATCGGGCAGAGCGTGTTCGCTGTCGGCTCGCAGATGCAGAACGCGTTGCCGATGATGAACGCGATCGTGCCGGGGCTGAACAACATGTTGCCGGAGGCTCAGGCCCAGGCTGCCAAGCAGCTTGAGCAGCAGGTGGCCGCCCAGGCGCAGACGGTCGCCAGCCAGGCTCCCGCGTTGGCGCAGCCGCCCGCTCCTGCGCAGACAGCTCCTCCTGTTCAGGAGGCTCCTGCGCAGGCCGCCCCTGCGGGGTCGGAGGCTGGTGTGCGTGGTGGGTATGACGTGGACTTCCTTGGTGGGGTGAAGCGGGATCCTGCTCCGCCTGCGCCGGTGTATCCGGATCCGTCTGCTGGTGGTCAGACGCCTGCGGCTCCGGTCGCGCAGACCGCGGTGCCGTCGTATCCGGGGTATCCGGGTGCTGGCGGGGGTGTTGGGATGGACCCGAACGCGGGTTATGTGGATCCGAGTTTGCCGGGCGTGCCGTTGACGCCGCCTGCTGGCGCGAGTCCGGATTGGACTCCCGGCCTTCCTGGCGGGATGGGCGGTCTGGGCCAGGTTGCTCCTGGTGGCGGCGCGAATTTGATGTCGATCGCGACGTTGGTGCCGCAGATCAAGTCGTCGGTGGAGAAGGGCGACATCGCCGGGCTCGGGACGTTGATCGCGCAGCAGGCTGGTGGTTTGATCACTTCGGAGTCGCAGGACATCGGTCAGGGCGTTGGGAGCATCGGCTCGCAGATTCAGACGGTGTTGCCGATGATGAACTCGGTCATTCCTGGTTTGTCGAACGTGTTGCCGTCGGCGCAGGCCGCGGCGGTGGTCGAGTTGGAGAAGGAGCGCGCCGCGGGCCAGCTCCCCTACCAGAAAAACCAGGTGAAGAAGCAGGACCCTTCCGACCCCCAGGTTCCGCCTGTTCCCCCGGCTCCTGAGGCTCCGGCCGCGCAGGCTCCTGTTGCCCCGGCTCCTGTGGCTCCGGTGCTGCCTGAGGCTCCTGCGCCGGTGATCCCCGCAGCGCCGGACGCGCCAGCGGCTCCTGCGCCAGCCGACCCGGCCCCAGCCGCGAACTAG
- the nadE gene encoding ammonia-dependent NAD(+) synthetase has product MTTLRETIIAELAVSPTVDAQEEIDRRVAFLADYLVASGAKGFVLGISGGQDSALAGKLSQLAAETLRAGGREAQFLAVRLPYGAQSDEADAQISLQFIRPDRIVAANVKPGADATAASAAEALEQHELRDFVRGNIKARERMVLHYALAGQLGHLVVGTDHAAEAVTGFFTKYGDGGVDVTPLTGLTKRQGAQLLHHLGAPASITKKVPTADLEDERPGLADEEALGLTYAQLDDYLEGKPVDEQTCAKIEEIFLATRHKRALPVTPFDSWWRSSGPARQA; this is encoded by the coding sequence ATGACGACACTGCGTGAGACGATCATCGCCGAGCTGGCTGTTTCCCCGACCGTGGACGCGCAAGAGGAAATCGACCGGCGAGTCGCTTTCCTCGCCGATTATCTCGTCGCCAGCGGGGCGAAGGGGTTCGTGCTCGGGATCAGCGGCGGGCAGGACAGCGCGCTGGCGGGCAAGCTCTCCCAACTCGCCGCGGAAACGTTGCGCGCGGGCGGGCGAGAAGCCCAATTCTTGGCCGTGCGGCTGCCGTACGGCGCCCAAAGCGACGAGGCGGACGCTCAGATCTCGCTGCAGTTCATCCGGCCAGACCGGATCGTCGCCGCGAACGTCAAACCCGGAGCGGACGCGACAGCGGCCAGCGCCGCCGAAGCTCTGGAGCAGCACGAGCTGCGCGACTTCGTCCGAGGCAATATCAAAGCCCGAGAGCGGATGGTGCTGCACTACGCGTTGGCAGGACAGCTCGGCCACCTTGTCGTTGGCACCGACCACGCGGCAGAGGCGGTGACCGGTTTCTTCACCAAATACGGCGACGGCGGCGTCGACGTCACTCCGCTCACCGGCCTCACCAAGCGCCAAGGGGCGCAGCTGCTGCACCATCTCGGCGCTCCCGCGTCGATCACGAAAAAAGTGCCGACCGCAGATCTTGAGGACGAACGGCCGGGATTGGCGGACGAGGAAGCGCTGGGCCTCACCTACGCCCAGTTGGACGATTACCTCGAAGGCAAACCGGTCGACGAGCAGACGTGCGCGAAAATCGAGGAGATCTTCCTCGCCACCCGGCACAAACGCGCGCTGCCCGTGACGCCGTTCGACTCCTGGTGGCGCTCGTCAGGCCCGGCCCGCCAGGCCTGA
- a CDS encoding nucleosidase, giving the protein MKQVLVVSATEAEAAAVPADLPVLICGVGKVASATALTKALARWPGDEMPLVVNVGTAGALRPGLTGLWFPSSVCNHEMNTALIEAMGFSLRARYEVPEGDGSVLATGDVFVTDPALRDRLAVGAHLVDMEGFAVAHVCAEFAAPLRIVKHISDEADERALSWPERVAESAAQLGGWLRENIRADVLG; this is encoded by the coding sequence ATGAAACAAGTGCTTGTGGTCTCGGCGACCGAGGCGGAAGCGGCCGCTGTCCCCGCTGATTTGCCCGTTTTGATTTGCGGGGTCGGCAAGGTCGCCTCGGCCACCGCGCTCACCAAAGCGCTGGCCCGTTGGCCCGGCGACGAAATGCCCCTTGTGGTGAACGTGGGCACGGCAGGCGCGCTGCGGCCCGGCCTCACCGGTCTGTGGTTCCCGTCTTCGGTGTGCAACCACGAGATGAACACGGCATTGATCGAGGCGATGGGCTTTTCGCTGCGGGCGCGCTACGAGGTGCCCGAGGGGGACGGCTCGGTTCTCGCGACCGGGGATGTGTTCGTGACCGATCCTGCGCTGCGCGACCGGCTTGCCGTCGGGGCGCATTTGGTGGACATGGAAGGCTTTGCCGTTGCGCATGTCTGCGCGGAATTCGCAGCTCCGCTGCGGATTGTCAAACATATCAGTGACGAGGCCGACGAGCGGGCTTTGAGCTGGCCTGAGCGGGTCGCCGAGTCGGCGGCCCAGCTCGGCGGCTGGCTGCGCGAGAATATCCGCGCCGATGTTCTTGGCTGA
- a CDS encoding NAD(P)H-dependent oxidoreductase → MKLLVLVGSVRGGSVNRKLAQVAADNAPDGAAVEVYSGLELLPHFNQDLEDNPPLPDEVVRFKDAVSQADALLLVTPAYNGAPSAVLKNAIDWASRPYGDGPITNKPVAVIGAAFNPEGGAQSIRFASSASAVAGGNVVEQTAFVAIGGLEDGEPSKDPKVVDAVKAVVAALTAAAA, encoded by the coding sequence ATGAAGCTGTTGGTGCTCGTTGGAAGTGTTCGGGGCGGTTCGGTGAACCGCAAGCTCGCCCAGGTCGCGGCGGACAACGCCCCAGACGGGGCGGCGGTGGAGGTCTACTCCGGGCTGGAGCTGCTGCCGCACTTCAATCAGGATCTCGAGGACAACCCGCCGTTGCCGGACGAGGTCGTGCGGTTCAAGGACGCGGTGTCCCAGGCCGACGCTTTGCTGCTGGTGACCCCTGCGTACAACGGAGCCCCGTCCGCGGTCCTGAAGAACGCGATCGACTGGGCCTCGCGCCCGTATGGCGACGGGCCGATCACGAACAAGCCGGTCGCGGTCATCGGCGCGGCGTTCAACCCCGAAGGGGGCGCGCAGTCCATCCGTTTCGCGAGTTCGGCGAGCGCCGTCGCGGGCGGCAACGTCGTCGAACAGACAGCCTTCGTTGCTATCGGGGGGCTTGAGGACGGCGAGCCGTCCAAGGACCCGAAGGTCGTCGACGCTGTCAAGGCTGTTGTGGCGGCGCTGACGGCTGCCGCGGCCTAG
- the nrdH gene encoding glutaredoxin-like protein NrdH encodes MSPVNTVGTQTITLYTKPACVQCDATHRAFNRAGIAHEVVDISADDDARDYVMALGYLQAPVVVAGGEHWSGFRPDRIAALTAGAAVA; translated from the coding sequence ATGAGCCCCGTGAACACCGTCGGCACCCAGACGATCACCCTCTACACCAAGCCCGCTTGCGTGCAGTGCGACGCGACGCACCGCGCCTTCAACCGCGCGGGCATCGCCCACGAGGTGGTCGACATCTCGGCGGACGACGACGCCCGCGACTACGTGATGGCCCTCGGCTACTTGCAGGCGCCCGTGGTCGTCGCCGGCGGGGAGCACTGGTCGGGCTTCCGGCCGGATCGGATCGCCGCCTTGACCGCTGGCGCGGCAGTCGCCTGA
- the nrdI gene encoding class Ib ribonucleoside-diphosphate reductase assembly flavoprotein NrdI, giving the protein MMRLVYFSSVSENTHRFVQKLGVDADRVPVGPGGPALKASEPYLLLTPTYGGGHPVPGKGGGYVPKQVIRFLNDPENRALLRGVIAAGNTNFGAEYGYAGNVVSNKCQVPFLYRFELMGTDEDVHAVRQICAAEFAIPV; this is encoded by the coding sequence GTGATGCGTCTCGTCTACTTCTCCTCGGTTTCCGAGAACACGCACCGCTTCGTGCAAAAGCTCGGCGTGGACGCCGACAGGGTCCCGGTCGGCCCCGGCGGTCCCGCCCTGAAGGCGAGCGAGCCGTATCTGCTCCTCACGCCCACATACGGCGGCGGGCACCCCGTCCCGGGCAAGGGCGGGGGCTATGTCCCCAAACAAGTCATCAGGTTCCTGAACGATCCGGAGAACCGGGCGCTTTTGCGCGGCGTGATCGCTGCCGGGAACACCAACTTCGGGGCCGAGTACGGCTACGCGGGGAACGTGGTCTCCAACAAATGCCAGGTGCCGTTCCTCTACCGGTTCGAGCTCATGGGCACAGACGAGGACGTGCATGCGGTGCGCCAGATCTGTGCGGCGGAGTTCGCCATCCCGGTCTGA
- the nrdE gene encoding class 1b ribonucleoside-diphosphate reductase subunit alpha produces MLNLYGPNGEIQFEKDREAANQYFLQHVNQNTVFFHNLDEKLDYLVENEYYEPEVLERYSRPFVKGLFDQAYAKKFRFPTFLGAFKYYTSYTLKTFDGKRYLERFEDRVVMVALALADGDEELACQLVEEIIEGRFQPATPTFLNCGKKQRGEPVSCFLLRIEDNMESIGRSINSALQLSKRGGGVALLLTNIREAGAPIKQIENQSSGVIPVMKLLEDSFSYANQLGARQGAGAVYLHAHHPDIMRFLDTKRENADEKIRIKTLSLGVVIPDITFELAKRNDDMYLFSPYDVERVYGVPFAEVSVTEKYFEMVDDERIRKKKINAREFFQTIAELQFESGYPYIMYEDTVNRANPIDGRITHSNLCSEILQVSTASTFNADLSYSHVGKDISCNLGSLNIAKTMDSPDFGKTVETSIRALTSVSDQTRIDSVPSIAHGNDESHAIGLGQMNLHGYLARERIHYGSEEGVDFTNIYFYTVLYHALWASNKIAVERGRAFAGFERSKYASGEFFDKYLNQTWEPKTERVRELFKRAKVQIPTKADWERLKDSVVAHGIYNQNLQAVPPTGSISYINHSTSSIHPVAAKIEIRKEGKIGRVYYPAPYLANDNLDYYQDAYEIGYEKIIDTYAAATQHVDQGLSLTLFFKDTATTRDINKAQIYAWRKGIKTLYYIRLRQLALEGTEVEGCVSCTL; encoded by the coding sequence ATGCTGAACCTCTACGGGCCGAACGGCGAGATCCAGTTCGAGAAGGACCGCGAGGCGGCGAACCAGTACTTCCTGCAGCACGTCAACCAGAACACGGTCTTTTTCCACAATCTGGACGAGAAGCTCGACTACCTCGTCGAGAACGAGTACTACGAGCCCGAGGTGCTGGAGCGCTATTCCCGCCCGTTCGTCAAAGGGCTCTTCGACCAGGCGTACGCGAAAAAGTTCCGGTTCCCGACCTTCCTCGGCGCGTTCAAGTACTACACCTCCTACACGCTCAAGACCTTCGACGGCAAGCGCTACCTCGAGCGCTTCGAGGACCGCGTGGTCATGGTCGCGCTCGCGCTGGCGGACGGCGACGAGGAGCTGGCCTGCCAGCTTGTGGAAGAGATCATCGAGGGCCGCTTCCAACCGGCGACGCCCACATTCCTGAACTGCGGCAAGAAACAGCGCGGCGAACCCGTCTCCTGTTTCCTCCTGCGCATCGAGGACAACATGGAGTCCATCGGCCGCTCGATCAACTCCGCGCTCCAGCTCTCCAAGCGCGGCGGCGGGGTGGCCTTGCTCCTGACGAACATCCGTGAGGCCGGCGCGCCGATCAAACAGATCGAGAATCAGTCCTCCGGGGTGATCCCGGTGATGAAGCTCTTGGAGGACTCCTTCTCCTACGCGAACCAGCTCGGGGCGCGTCAAGGCGCTGGCGCGGTCTATCTGCACGCCCACCACCCCGACATCATGCGGTTCCTCGACACCAAGCGGGAAAACGCGGACGAGAAGATCCGGATCAAGACCCTCTCCCTCGGCGTGGTCATTCCGGACATCACGTTCGAGCTCGCCAAACGCAACGACGACATGTACCTTTTCTCCCCGTACGACGTGGAGCGTGTGTATGGCGTGCCGTTCGCCGAGGTCAGCGTGACGGAGAAGTACTTCGAGATGGTCGACGACGAGCGGATCCGCAAGAAGAAGATCAACGCTCGCGAGTTCTTCCAGACCATCGCCGAGCTGCAGTTCGAGTCCGGCTACCCGTACATCATGTACGAGGACACTGTGAACCGGGCGAACCCGATCGACGGCAGGATCACACACTCGAACCTCTGCTCCGAGATCCTCCAGGTGTCCACGGCCTCCACGTTCAACGCGGACCTCTCCTACAGCCACGTCGGCAAGGACATTTCCTGCAACCTCGGCTCGCTGAACATCGCGAAGACAATGGACTCCCCAGATTTCGGGAAGACGGTGGAGACGTCGATCCGCGCGCTCACCTCGGTCTCGGACCAGACCCGCATCGATTCGGTGCCCTCGATCGCCCATGGCAACGACGAATCGCACGCGATCGGCCTCGGCCAGATGAATCTGCACGGCTACCTCGCCCGCGAGCGGATCCACTACGGCTCCGAGGAAGGCGTGGATTTCACGAATATCTACTTCTACACGGTGCTCTACCACGCCTTGTGGGCCTCGAACAAGATCGCCGTCGAGCGCGGGCGCGCCTTCGCGGGCTTCGAGCGCTCGAAGTACGCTTCGGGAGAGTTCTTCGACAAGTACCTGAATCAGACGTGGGAGCCGAAGACCGAGCGGGTCCGCGAGCTCTTCAAGCGGGCCAAGGTGCAGATCCCGACGAAAGCGGACTGGGAGCGTCTGAAGGACTCCGTGGTGGCGCACGGGATTTACAACCAGAACCTGCAGGCGGTGCCGCCGACCGGTTCGATTTCGTACATCAACCACTCGACCTCCTCGATCCACCCGGTCGCGGCCAAGATCGAGATTCGCAAGGAAGGCAAGATCGGGCGGGTCTACTACCCGGCCCCGTACCTCGCGAACGACAACTTGGACTACTACCAGGACGCGTACGAGATCGGGTACGAGAAGATCATCGACACCTACGCCGCCGCGACCCAGCACGTCGACCAGGGCCTTTCGCTCACGTTGTTCTTCAAGGACACCGCGACGACCAGGGATATCAACAAAGCGCAGATCTACGCCTGGCGCAAGGGGATCAAGACGCTGTACTACATCCGATTGCGCCAACTGGCCCTTGAGGGCACCGAAGTGGAAGGCTGTGTGTCATGCACCCTCTAG